One genomic region from Marmota flaviventris isolate mMarFla1 chromosome 6, mMarFla1.hap1, whole genome shotgun sequence encodes:
- the LOC114086825 gene encoding LOW QUALITY PROTEIN: zinc finger protein 691-like (The sequence of the model RefSeq protein was modified relative to this genomic sequence to represent the inferred CDS: substituted 1 base at 1 genomic stop codon) — translation MGSEKQQSPEPHLPEEGEAGKPWRVDGSEGSHIPSGEKDHGQENPLMRPWQKTIAPAEGPENPIAPPKPEAEEKPFICVQCGKTFTNTSNLRTHLRIHTGEKPYKCSECGESFSRSSNRIRHERIHLEEKHYKCPKCQECFRRRSDLTTHQQDHLGKQPYRCDICGKSFSQSATLAGHYRTHLEPAPYICCECGKSFSNSSSFGVHHRTHTGERPYECAEXGRTFSDISNFGAHQRTHRGEKPYRCTLCGKHFSWSWNLIRHQKTHLGEQNGKDSS, via the coding sequence ATGGGCAGTGAGAAGCAGCAGAGTCCAGAACCACACCTGCCTGAGGAAGGGGAAGCGGGTAAGCCTTGGAGAGTGGATGGCTCAGAGGGTTCTCACATCCCATCTGGGGAAAAGGATCATGGGCAGGAGAACCCACTGATGAGGCCATGGCAGAAAACCATTGCCCCAGCTGAAGGACCAGAGAATCCTATTGCTCCTCCAAAGCCTGAGGCAGAGGAGAAGCCCTTTATATGTGTTCAGTGTGGCAAAACCTTCACCAATACCTCTAACCTGAGAACACACCTACGGATCCACACTGGTGAGAAGCCTTACAAGTGTTCCGAATGTGGTGAGAGCTTTTCCCGAAGCTCCAACCGCATCCGGCATGAACGGATCCACCTGGAAGAGAAGCACTACAAATGTCCCAAGTGTCAGGAGTGCTTTCGGCGGCGCTCAGACCTCACCACGCACCAGCAAGATCACCTGGGCAAGCAGCCGTACCGCTGCGATATCTGTGGTAAGAGCTTCAGCCAGAGTGCCACACTGGCTGGGCATTATCGGACCCACCTGGAGCCAGCGCCCTACATCTGCTGTGAGTGTGGGAAGAGCTTCAGCAACAGCTCCAGCTTTGgagtgcaccaccgcacccacaCTGGTGAGAGGCCATATGAATGTGCTGAATGAGGGCGGACCTTCAGTGATATCTCCAACTTTGGAGCACACCAGAGGACCCACAGAGGGGAGAAGCCCTACCGGTGCACTCTTTGTGGGAAGCATTTCTCCTGGAGCTGGAATCTTATTCGTCATCAGAAAACACACTTGGGTGAGCAGAATGGGAAAGATTCCAGCTGA